Proteins encoded by one window of Halorubrum ruber:
- a CDS encoding winged helix-turn-helix domain-containing protein: protein MTDEPPSADGPDEFPTEAELPDEPVTAADVEPFAVDDDDFEDVDEFAAAEWKHETTADERIRAVIDRTTTPKSAGDIAETALVSETKARTALNKLSEEGIVRSQQTGSGKLYSRDPEWHLLKQIRRLAGSDTLVDQIQRIKRELAAYEAEYDAPDPEELLVSDRDLDQDELDAVSHWRTAKRELSHLRAAYRFREAKERAPTVTEQGDGRTGTQTTPTGDQLPLE, encoded by the coding sequence ATGACAGACGAGCCACCGTCCGCTGACGGCCCCGACGAGTTCCCCACCGAGGCGGAGCTGCCGGACGAACCGGTAACCGCGGCCGACGTCGAACCGTTCGCCGTCGACGACGATGATTTCGAGGACGTCGACGAGTTCGCGGCCGCAGAGTGGAAACACGAGACCACTGCGGACGAGCGAATTCGCGCGGTGATCGACAGAACGACGACGCCGAAATCGGCGGGCGATATCGCAGAGACGGCGCTCGTCTCGGAGACAAAAGCCAGGACGGCGCTCAACAAGCTCAGCGAGGAGGGCATCGTCAGAAGTCAGCAGACGGGCTCCGGGAAGTTGTACAGTCGCGACCCGGAGTGGCACCTTCTCAAACAGATCCGGCGGCTCGCCGGGAGCGACACGCTCGTCGACCAAATCCAGCGAATAAAACGGGAACTCGCGGCGTACGAAGCCGAATACGACGCGCCCGATCCGGAGGAGCTTCTGGTTTCGGACAGGGACCTCGATCAGGACGAACTCGACGCCGTCTCTCACTGGCGGACGGCGAAACGAGAACTCAGCCACCTCAGAGCGGCGTACCGCTTCCGAGAAGCGAAGGAGCGGGCGCCGACCGTAACCGAACAGGGAGACGGACGGACGGGGACGCAGACGACCCCCACCGGCGATCAGCTCCCACTCGAGTAA
- a CDS encoding DUF4330 family protein, with the protein MELIDDEGRLFGAVNVIDALVVLLIAAVVVSGAAFVLTDDPAPAPETDTTYATLDVGTVSPYIVDAIEEGDTYSPDGASTLRITDVHLTPQGANTRVILRVALEGELNNQDSLIYGGAPPRLGRTLDITTDRYQVNGQIRDVGDSDALTTEQQRVLLSSQVDAGTAEDVTPGDEIRLSDRTVARINNVTTYTTDQPTQRQLLVEATLTGHRQQDRLRFGGTPVRRGQTVSLPTSEYTFDGRIEQVGGDISLGETTTRTVTLRMDDVREDFADAIEPGMVERAGDTTVARVTGVETEPSLIITTGENGSVNVVDHPVDREVTITADLQLRETPSGLAFKGDQIRQGSTVALDLGTVTVEATVVSVER; encoded by the coding sequence ATGGAACTGATCGACGACGAAGGACGGCTGTTCGGCGCCGTCAACGTCATCGACGCGCTCGTTGTCCTACTAATTGCCGCCGTGGTCGTCTCCGGTGCCGCGTTCGTTCTCACGGACGATCCGGCACCGGCTCCAGAAACGGACACGACGTACGCGACGCTCGATGTCGGCACCGTCTCACCGTACATCGTCGACGCAATCGAGGAAGGCGACACCTACAGCCCCGACGGGGCGTCGACGCTCCGGATCACGGACGTTCATCTCACGCCACAGGGAGCCAATACCCGCGTCATCCTCCGCGTCGCCCTCGAAGGCGAACTCAACAACCAAGACAGTCTCATCTACGGCGGCGCGCCGCCGCGACTCGGTCGCACCCTCGACATTACCACCGACCGCTACCAGGTCAACGGCCAGATCCGTGACGTGGGCGACAGCGACGCACTCACGACCGAACAACAGCGCGTGTTGCTCTCAAGTCAGGTCGATGCGGGCACCGCAGAAGATGTGACCCCCGGCGACGAGATCCGCCTCAGCGACCGCACAGTCGCCCGCATCAACAACGTCACCACCTACACAACTGACCAACCCACTCAACGACAGCTGCTCGTCGAGGCGACACTCACCGGCCACCGCCAGCAGGACCGGCTCCGGTTTGGCGGCACGCCGGTCAGGCGCGGGCAGACGGTGTCGCTCCCGACGAGCGAGTACACGTTTGACGGCCGGATCGAGCAGGTTGGCGGCGACATCAGCCTTGGCGAGACCACCACCCGGACGGTGACGCTTCGGATGGACGACGTTCGCGAGGACTTCGCGGACGCCATCGAGCCGGGGATGGTCGAACGCGCCGGCGACACCACCGTGGCCCGGGTCACCGGTGTCGAAACAGAGCCGTCGCTCATCATCACCACCGGCGAGAACGGCAGCGTCAACGTGGTCGACCACCCGGTGGACCGCGAGGTGACGATCACCGCGGACCTCCAGCTCCGAGAGACGCCAAGCGGGCTGGCGTTCAAAGGGGACCAGATCCGCCAGGGATCGACCGTCGCACTCGATCTCGGCACGGTCACCGTGGAGGCGACGGTCGTCTCCGTGGAGCGGTGA
- the aglM gene encoding UDP-glucose 6-dehydrogenase AglM, translating to MNVNVVGSGYVGTTLAACLADLGHEVTAIDIDQSVVDAINAGHAPLHEPGLDKLLAEHVGERLHATTSYDDLSEADVTFLAIGTPSEADGSIDVGPLSAAAEMVGEALAGADRNGEHLVVVKSTITPPGLAEIRDALVAGLGDGGGDVGFATNPEFLREGTAVSDFQDPDKIVFGTESDTALATLEELYAPLIETSDSLVVRTDPATAMMIKYANNAFLATKISLANDLGNICKEFGLDAYEVMEAVGLDDRIGEQFLRSGVGWGGSCFPKDVAALIAAAREAGYEPPLLNAAVEVNDRQPERLLALLDAHVDVAGERVAVLGLAFKPGTDDVRNSRAIPLIEGLQARGAEVVGYDPVATETMRERFPDIEYADSAADALAGASGAVVATDWDEFAALDEEFDAMAEAVVVDGRRIIKRRAGITYEGLTW from the coding sequence ATGAACGTCAACGTCGTCGGCAGCGGCTACGTCGGGACGACACTCGCGGCCTGTCTGGCGGATCTTGGCCACGAGGTCACGGCGATCGACATCGACCAGTCGGTCGTCGACGCGATCAACGCGGGTCACGCCCCGCTTCACGAGCCCGGGCTTGACAAGCTGCTCGCCGAACACGTGGGCGAGCGGCTTCACGCGACGACGTCCTACGACGATCTCTCGGAGGCGGACGTCACGTTCCTCGCAATCGGGACGCCCTCGGAAGCTGATGGTAGTATCGACGTAGGCCCGCTGTCGGCAGCCGCGGAGATGGTCGGTGAGGCGTTGGCTGGGGCCGATCGGAACGGGGAGCATCTGGTCGTCGTCAAGTCGACGATCACGCCGCCCGGACTCGCGGAGATCAGGGATGCGCTTGTGGCTGGGCTCGGTGACGGTGGGGGTGATGTTGGCTTTGCGACGAATCCGGAGTTCCTCCGTGAGGGGACAGCTGTCTCGGACTTTCAGGACCCGGATAAAATCGTCTTCGGCACGGAGTCCGACACTGCGCTCGCAACCTTAGAGGAGCTGTACGCGCCGCTGATCGAGACGAGCGACAGCCTGGTCGTCCGGACGGATCCGGCGACCGCGATGATGATCAAATACGCCAACAACGCCTTTCTCGCGACGAAGATCTCGCTGGCGAACGACCTCGGCAACATCTGTAAGGAGTTCGGGCTTGACGCCTACGAGGTGATGGAGGCGGTAGGACTCGACGACCGCATCGGCGAGCAGTTCCTGCGCTCGGGGGTCGGCTGGGGCGGAAGCTGTTTCCCCAAAGACGTCGCCGCGCTGATCGCGGCCGCGCGGGAGGCCGGATACGAACCGCCGCTGTTGAACGCGGCCGTCGAGGTGAACGACCGCCAGCCCGAACGCCTGCTCGCGCTGCTCGACGCCCACGTCGACGTGGCCGGCGAGCGGGTGGCCGTGCTCGGCCTCGCGTTCAAACCGGGCACCGACGACGTGCGGAACTCGCGGGCAATTCCGCTGATCGAGGGGTTACAGGCACGTGGCGCCGAGGTGGTTGGATACGACCCCGTTGCGACCGAGACAATGCGCGAGCGATTCCCTGATATCGAGTACGCGGACTCGGCCGCGGACGCGCTCGCGGGTGCCTCGGGCGCAGTCGTCGCGACCGACTGGGATGAGTTCGCGGCGCTCGATGAGGAGTTTGACGCGATGGCCGAGGCCGTGGTAGTGGATGGCCGACGAATCATCAAGCGTCGTGCGGGGATCACCTACGAGGGGCTGACGTGGTGA
- a CDS encoding DUF7342 family protein, which produces MPADEPGEEFGLAEGFSADLDAKPADERVYRVALQLYEPAGVSTIAERASCAPDTARRHLKRLADIGVVERVSESPLTFARNESYFEWRLRNRLEALPRDELHERLAELTERESAFRERFDAESPTDVDAFDHAEYDDVETVWLALSEWHTVRERIDRLEAVRRDRGSDSFREENAA; this is translated from the coding sequence ATGCCTGCCGACGAGCCCGGCGAGGAGTTCGGACTCGCCGAGGGGTTCAGCGCGGACCTCGACGCTAAGCCCGCCGACGAGCGCGTGTACCGGGTCGCGCTCCAGTTGTACGAGCCGGCGGGCGTGTCGACAATCGCTGAGCGCGCCTCGTGCGCCCCGGACACCGCTCGGCGGCACCTCAAGCGGCTGGCCGACATCGGCGTCGTCGAACGCGTCTCGGAGTCGCCGCTCACGTTCGCCCGCAACGAGTCGTACTTCGAGTGGCGTCTTCGGAATCGGCTCGAAGCCCTGCCACGCGACGAGCTTCACGAGAGGCTCGCCGAGCTCACCGAGCGCGAGTCCGCGTTCCGGGAGCGCTTCGACGCCGAGTCACCGACCGACGTGGACGCGTTCGACCACGCGGAGTACGACGACGTCGAGACGGTGTGGCTCGCGTTGAGCGAGTGGCACACCGTCAGGGAACGGATCGACCGGCTGGAGGCGGTCCGCCGCGATCGCGGTTCGGACTCGTTTCGTGAGGAGAACGCCGCGTGA
- a CDS encoding VanZ family protein, with translation MDRLRLPLVPRSLRLVGVVAVAATILYFSVFTPPGSGVIRTGPLGLLPYSTWLHALAYAGLAVTLAYALQDWPWRDRTVLLVVFLVAVGYGAGIELLQSTLDTRTADFGDLLVNAVGAAVAAVCWRVLTRWVRFYRVRRLTELETPV, from the coding sequence ATGGATCGGCTACGGCTCCCGCTTGTGCCGCGCTCGCTTCGGCTGGTGGGCGTCGTCGCGGTCGCGGCGACAATCCTGTATTTTTCAGTGTTCACGCCGCCCGGCAGCGGTGTGATCCGGACCGGGCCGCTCGGGCTTTTGCCGTACAGTACGTGGCTTCACGCGTTGGCGTACGCCGGGCTGGCGGTGACGCTCGCGTACGCGCTTCAGGATTGGCCGTGGCGTGACCGAACAGTGTTGCTGGTCGTGTTTCTGGTTGCCGTCGGCTACGGCGCCGGTATCGAGTTACTCCAATCGACACTGGACACGCGGACGGCGGACTTCGGTGATTTGCTTGTGAACGCCGTCGGGGCTGCCGTCGCGGCTGTGTGTTGGCGCGTCCTGACGCGGTGGGTGCGATTCTACCGTGTGCGCCGCCTGACCGAACTCGAAACACCTGTCTGA
- a CDS encoding toxin-antitoxin system TumE family protein, protein MPATVVYREESEKSDGSRYEMIAWQVPESEEYPEGVKYSFQDMDADGDTLLRYDNAPHHRDVGRHHRHTHTGEVTKLDFTGLADLIDDFQSEVNEIHDRRTD, encoded by the coding sequence ATGCCCGCTACGGTCGTGTACCGGGAAGAGTCCGAGAAATCGGACGGCAGTCGGTATGAGATGATCGCGTGGCAGGTCCCGGAAAGCGAGGAGTACCCGGAGGGCGTGAAGTACAGTTTCCAGGACATGGACGCCGACGGCGACACGCTACTCCGGTACGACAACGCGCCGCACCACCGAGACGTCGGGCGACACCATCGGCACACGCACACTGGAGAAGTCACGAAACTGGACTTCACCGGTCTCGCGGACCTGATCGACGACTTCCAATCCGAGGTAAACGAGATCCATGACCGACGAACCGACTGA
- a CDS encoding acyl-CoA thioesterase, translating into MPSVSDTYIENRQRVQPTHTNNYASAHGGNVVKWMDEIGAMSAMRAAGETCVTAKINGLDFKRPVPQGDTCVIESYVYAVGRTSLRTRIRAYRESPRTGERELTTESYFVFVAVNADGNPTPVPELEITGERCRELRDEALAAEPDEDR; encoded by the coding sequence ATGCCGAGCGTCAGCGACACGTACATCGAGAACCGCCAGCGCGTCCAACCCACCCACACGAACAACTACGCCTCCGCACACGGGGGGAACGTCGTCAAGTGGATGGACGAGATCGGCGCGATGTCGGCGATGCGCGCCGCCGGCGAGACCTGCGTCACGGCCAAGATCAACGGGCTCGACTTCAAGCGGCCCGTCCCGCAGGGCGACACCTGCGTCATCGAGTCGTACGTGTACGCGGTCGGGCGCACGAGCCTCCGGACGCGGATCCGCGCGTACCGGGAGTCGCCCCGCACGGGCGAGCGCGAGCTCACCACCGAGTCGTACTTCGTGTTCGTCGCCGTCAACGCGGACGGGAACCCGACGCCAGTCCCCGAACTGGAGATCACGGGCGAGCGCTGCCGCGAACTCCGCGACGAGGCGCTCGCCGCGGAGCCGGACGAGGACCGATAG
- a CDS encoding undecaprenyl-diphosphate phosphatase, giving the protein MSIVTTTELLIAILAGIVQGVVEWLPVSSQGNLSLVLTLVGTDPAVAVQLALFLQLGTTLSAATYYRAEIATILKTLPGWRPTRAYDADHAIATYVVVASLFTGLVGIPLYVLAVDLVSDLTGGVFIAVIGVLLVITGLLQRASDDVSMGGRETPSLVDSILVGSAQGFAILPGISRSGVTASALLFRSYDPPTAFRLSFLLSIPASVGAAALTVASAGGLPGIAPVPAAVALGVSAVVGYLTIDALMRVVERVPFATVCFALGALAIIGGGGIALVV; this is encoded by the coding sequence ATGTCGATAGTGACCACCACGGAGCTGCTCATCGCCATCCTCGCCGGGATCGTTCAGGGCGTCGTCGAGTGGCTCCCCGTCTCGAGTCAGGGGAACCTCTCGCTCGTGCTCACTCTCGTCGGCACGGATCCCGCGGTCGCCGTCCAGCTCGCCTTGTTCCTCCAATTGGGCACGACGCTGTCGGCCGCGACCTACTACCGCGCAGAGATCGCGACCATCCTCAAAACACTCCCCGGGTGGCGACCCACGAGAGCGTACGACGCCGACCACGCAATTGCGACGTACGTCGTCGTGGCGTCGCTGTTCACCGGGCTCGTCGGCATCCCGCTGTACGTCCTCGCCGTCGATCTCGTCAGCGATCTCACGGGCGGCGTCTTCATCGCCGTCATCGGCGTCCTGCTGGTGATCACCGGACTCCTCCAGCGGGCCTCAGACGACGTCAGCATGGGCGGCCGCGAGACGCCCTCGCTCGTCGATTCGATTCTCGTCGGCAGCGCGCAAGGGTTCGCCATCCTGCCCGGTATCTCCCGCTCCGGGGTGACGGCGAGCGCGCTGCTGTTCCGCAGCTACGACCCGCCGACCGCGTTCCGGCTCTCCTTTCTGCTGTCGATTCCCGCGAGCGTCGGCGCGGCCGCGCTCACCGTCGCCAGCGCGGGCGGGCTTCCCGGGATCGCGCCTGTGCCCGCGGCGGTCGCGCTCGGCGTGAGTGCCGTCGTCGGCTACCTGACAATCGACGCGCTCATGCGCGTCGTCGAGCGCGTGCCGTTCGCGACGGTGTGTTTCGCGCTCGGGGCGCTCGCGATCATTGGTGGGGGCGGAATCGCGCTCGTCGTGTGA
- a CDS encoding orc1/cdc6 family replication initiation protein, with the protein MHRFERKGTVFRNKDALGESYRPETIEERDEEIEEYMEALQPVVDGWEPNNVFLYGNTGVGKTAVTDYLLGRLQEDVEAYDDVDLSVVSLNCKTLNSSYQVAVELVNELRPVGNEISSTGYPQQTVFNKLYQELEALGGTVLVVLDEVDSIGDRDELLYELPRARANGNLEDTAVGLIGISNDFTFREQLDPRVQDTLCERELQFPPYDAPELENILRSRAEVAVVDDAVGSGVLEFCAALAARDSGSARQALDLLRLAGEIAENEDCDRIEQDHVERARSRLEQERVQEGMRDLTTHGRLALLAVVSKAAKQETPCRTRELYEEYTALCDSSGVDTLSQRSVHSHLSDLRMLGILSAEENRSGSRGNYYSYELDVPFESAIEAMEDALRLDAETNAIREIASMNER; encoded by the coding sequence ATGCATCGGTTCGAGCGGAAGGGGACCGTCTTCCGAAACAAGGACGCGCTGGGGGAGTCCTACCGGCCGGAGACGATCGAAGAGCGCGACGAGGAGATCGAGGAGTACATGGAGGCGCTCCAGCCGGTCGTCGACGGCTGGGAGCCGAACAACGTCTTTCTCTACGGGAACACCGGCGTCGGCAAGACGGCGGTCACCGACTACCTCCTCGGACGACTCCAAGAGGACGTCGAGGCGTACGACGACGTCGACCTCTCCGTCGTCTCGCTGAACTGTAAGACGCTGAACTCCTCGTACCAGGTCGCCGTCGAACTCGTGAACGAGCTCCGTCCGGTCGGCAATGAGATCAGTTCGACTGGGTATCCACAACAAACGGTGTTCAACAAGCTCTATCAGGAACTCGAAGCCCTCGGCGGAACGGTCCTAGTCGTCTTAGACGAGGTCGACTCGATCGGCGACCGCGACGAACTGCTGTACGAACTTCCGCGAGCGCGGGCGAACGGGAATCTCGAGGACACCGCCGTGGGGCTCATCGGCATCAGCAACGACTTCACCTTTCGCGAGCAGCTAGACCCGCGCGTTCAGGACACGCTCTGTGAGCGGGAGCTCCAGTTCCCGCCGTACGACGCGCCCGAACTCGAGAACATCCTCCGGTCCCGGGCCGAGGTCGCGGTCGTCGACGACGCGGTTGGCTCGGGCGTACTGGAGTTCTGCGCCGCGCTCGCGGCCCGCGACAGCGGGAGCGCTCGACAGGCCCTCGATCTCCTCCGACTCGCCGGCGAGATCGCGGAGAACGAAGACTGCGACCGAATCGAACAGGACCACGTCGAACGCGCTCGCTCCCGACTCGAACAGGAGCGAGTTCAAGAAGGGATGCGGGATCTGACCACGCACGGCCGGCTCGCGCTGCTCGCGGTCGTCTCGAAGGCCGCCAAACAAGAGACCCCGTGCCGCACCCGAGAGCTGTACGAGGAGTACACCGCACTCTGTGACTCGTCGGGAGTCGACACGCTCTCGCAGCGATCGGTCCACAGCCACCTCTCGGATCTCCGGATGCTCGGTATCCTCTCCGCCGAGGAGAACCGAAGCGGCTCGCGGGGGAACTACTACAGCTACGAGCTGGACGTCCCCTTCGAGAGCGCGATCGAGGCGATGGAAGACGCCCTCCGGCTCGACGCCGAGACGAACGCGATCCGCGAGATCGCGTCGATGAACGAGCGGTGA
- a CDS encoding methyl-accepting chemotaxis protein codes for MMNAITARYGRRVGAAVLLTLAVTLGFVALFAGHVATVGTAAAATAALTSVGVVVTLNLGLLGIVLVGNVAVELRRLTETAEAVGRGEFDARATSDRGDEIGRLFDAFDETRRSLRDAVAESERAQSEAETARAEAEELSDTLIERAEEIGGAMEDAAEGDLTRRLDADGEVDAIQRITAAYNEMTGGLATTIEDIQSFAGDVEATSEEMAAEADEVAGLNREVADEMRELADELDEQTERLRETANDTDDFSATVEEIASTTDEVAGDASAAAELGAEGEERATEAVEAIVAIGDLLEELDDLVAGLDDRMDGVAETTDVIADIAEQTNILALNASIEASRAGGDGDGFAVVADEVKGLAEETRESTTEIEATIGEVTEDVSAVAGEMDRTMTELDETTSAVRAAGDAIEELTGTVEDVDVAMGDIARATDEGAEGIESVAARVEAVHGSATDAADRARSLAETADETAETVGDLAETATALSERTASLTERLAQFETRADADGTGGGVAAAASPVAGDAEVSADD; via the coding sequence ATGATGAACGCGATTACCGCGCGGTACGGTCGGCGGGTCGGCGCGGCCGTCCTCCTGACGCTCGCCGTGACGCTCGGCTTCGTCGCCCTCTTCGCGGGACACGTGGCGACGGTCGGGACGGCGGCGGCCGCGACGGCGGCGCTGACGTCGGTCGGCGTCGTCGTCACGCTGAACCTCGGACTGCTGGGCATCGTGCTGGTCGGCAACGTCGCGGTCGAGCTGCGGCGGCTGACGGAGACGGCCGAGGCGGTCGGGCGCGGCGAGTTCGACGCGCGCGCCACGTCCGACCGCGGCGACGAGATCGGGCGCCTGTTCGACGCCTTCGACGAGACGCGGCGGTCGCTGCGGGACGCGGTCGCCGAGTCCGAACGGGCCCAGAGCGAGGCGGAGACGGCCCGCGCGGAGGCCGAGGAGCTGTCGGACACCCTCATCGAGCGCGCCGAGGAGATCGGCGGCGCCATGGAGGACGCCGCCGAAGGCGACCTCACGCGGCGGCTCGACGCGGACGGCGAGGTCGACGCGATCCAGCGTATCACGGCGGCGTACAACGAGATGACCGGCGGGCTCGCGACGACGATCGAGGACATCCAATCGTTCGCGGGCGACGTCGAGGCGACCAGCGAGGAGATGGCCGCTGAGGCCGACGAGGTCGCGGGGCTGAACCGGGAGGTGGCCGACGAGATGCGCGAGCTGGCCGACGAGCTAGACGAGCAGACCGAGCGGTTACGGGAGACGGCCAACGACACCGACGACTTCTCGGCGACCGTCGAGGAGATCGCGTCGACGACCGACGAGGTGGCGGGCGACGCGAGCGCCGCGGCCGAACTCGGCGCGGAGGGCGAGGAGCGGGCGACCGAGGCGGTCGAGGCGATCGTCGCGATCGGCGACCTGCTCGAGGAGCTCGACGACCTCGTGGCCGGTCTCGACGACCGGATGGACGGCGTCGCGGAGACGACAGACGTGATCGCGGATATCGCCGAGCAGACCAACATCCTCGCGCTGAACGCCTCGATCGAGGCGTCGCGAGCGGGCGGCGACGGCGACGGGTTCGCGGTCGTCGCCGACGAGGTGAAGGGGCTCGCCGAGGAGACGCGCGAGTCGACGACGGAGATCGAGGCGACGATCGGCGAGGTGACCGAGGACGTCTCCGCGGTCGCGGGCGAGATGGACCGGACGATGACGGAGCTCGACGAGACGACGTCGGCGGTGCGCGCCGCGGGCGACGCGATCGAGGAGCTCACCGGCACGGTCGAGGACGTCGACGTCGCGATGGGCGACATCGCGCGGGCGACCGACGAGGGCGCCGAGGGGATCGAGTCGGTCGCGGCGCGCGTCGAGGCGGTCCACGGCTCGGCGACCGACGCCGCGGACCGCGCCCGGTCGCTCGCGGAGACCGCCGACGAGACGGCCGAGACGGTGGGCGACCTCGCCGAGACCGCGACGGCGCTATCGGAGCGCACCGCGTCGCTCACCGAGCGGCTCGCCCAGTTCGAAACGCGGGCGGACGCGGACGGTACCGGCGGAGGGGTCGCGGCCGCCGCGAGCCCGGTCGCCGGCGACGCGGAGGTGAGCGCCGATGATTGA
- a CDS encoding glycosyltransferase family 2 protein: MKVSIITPVFNEPRIQRTFESILSQRDVPDIEIIVVDAESTDETPNIIEDYADYIDVLIRESDDGVYDAMNKGIGRASGDIVGILNADDRYHDSTVLRSVVDAFETSGAELCYGDLVYVNDDDEVVRHWQSGDYRPRRFYYGWMPPHPTVFVRGDVYERFEPFDLNFSIAADYELLLRLLLRHDISATYLDKVLVRMSLGGKSNESLTNIAKANMEVYESWLKNDLRGGLHVPFIKPLRKIPQYFHNYEDEMR, translated from the coding sequence ATGAAAGTGAGTATCATCACCCCCGTATTCAATGAGCCGCGTATTCAGCGGACATTCGAGTCTATTCTCTCACAACGAGATGTCCCTGATATTGAAATCATCGTCGTCGATGCAGAATCAACGGACGAGACACCGAATATCATTGAAGACTATGCTGACTACATCGATGTTCTCATTCGCGAATCCGATGACGGCGTCTACGATGCGATGAACAAGGGAATCGGGCGTGCTAGCGGGGACATCGTTGGGATCCTCAATGCGGATGATCGATATCACGATTCTACCGTACTTCGTTCTGTAGTCGACGCCTTCGAAACGAGTGGTGCCGAGCTCTGTTACGGTGATCTCGTATACGTCAATGACGACGACGAGGTAGTGCGGCACTGGCAGAGCGGCGACTACCGTCCACGAAGGTTCTATTATGGGTGGATGCCGCCGCATCCGACAGTGTTCGTTAGAGGGGACGTCTACGAGCGGTTCGAACCGTTTGACCTCAATTTCTCCATCGCCGCCGATTACGAACTGTTGCTTCGACTCTTATTACGCCACGACATCTCGGCGACGTATCTCGATAAGGTTCTCGTTCGGATGTCTTTGGGTGGAAAAAGCAATGAATCACTTACGAACATCGCTAAAGCCAATATGGAAGTTTACGAATCTTGGCTGAAGAACGATTTGCGCGGAGGCCTCCACGTTCCATTTATCAAGCCACTGCGGAAAATACCACAGTACTTCCACAACTATGAGGATGAGATGCGATAA
- a CDS encoding sugar metabolism cluster protein has product MTDEPTDTDPTHDEFTPDPSDAEYPSTLRITSLPAEQAQTAAIERAERWEDGEAVPHVVNFEDRARLRQLLTDRRMELLEAVMERPPESIRALADRLDRDVHVVHDDLSLLADYDIVHFEADGRAKRPYVPYETVRIEVEFGLPRGDESESTASA; this is encoded by the coding sequence ATGACCGACGAACCGACTGATACCGACCCCACCCACGACGAATTTACACCGGACCCGAGCGACGCCGAGTACCCGTCGACGCTCCGTATCACGTCGCTACCGGCGGAACAGGCACAGACGGCGGCGATCGAGCGCGCCGAGCGCTGGGAGGACGGCGAGGCAGTCCCGCACGTGGTCAACTTCGAGGACCGTGCGCGGCTCCGCCAGCTGCTCACGGACCGCCGGATGGAGCTGCTGGAGGCGGTGATGGAACGACCGCCCGAGAGCATCCGCGCGCTGGCGGACCGGCTCGACCGAGACGTCCACGTCGTCCACGACGACCTGTCGCTTTTGGCCGACTACGACATCGTCCACTTCGAGGCGGACGGCCGCGCGAAGCGGCCGTATGTGCCCTACGAGACGGTTCGGATCGAAGTCGAGTTCGGGCTGCCCCGCGGCGACGAGTCGGAGTCGACCGCGTCCGCGTGA